Genomic DNA from Theileria equi strain WA chromosome 4 map unlocalized gcontig_1105316255033, whole genome shotgun sequence:
GCAGAGAAAATTTTAAGGTTAACAATCTTCTCAAGGTTACAATTTAGAATTCGTTTTTACATCCTTTTTATCCTCACGCTCTCTTTAGAATCCTCATATTCAATATTAGATCTTTTGCAATCTGACAAGCAACTTTGTCAGTTTTTGGAGTTCATTTGCCTCGAATTTCCCCTTGAATATTCCAGCGTTGTATCCAGGTTTTTGGAGCTAAAGTCATTCAACGCCttttcatttataaattctcTGCACATTGCAGCGAGAATATCTGAATCTAGTTCACTTATTACAAAGCTTTGCATTAGCGCTCTTCAACAACTAAAGTCCGTGGTACCAAACGATTTCAAAACGCCCGAATTTGGGGGGTACGAATTTTTGACATGCAGTGGTGTTAATCGCTTAATTTTGTCACTAGGCACTACCTTGACCTGCTTGTCTGGAATATGTAAATCGCTCTCAGCTGATGACCGTGAattattttctccattAATTGAGCTTTGTCTTTTGGTGGATGATCACGCAGCCGCTGAATGTGTAATGAAGTACATGTGTGACTACTTTGGCTTTATTGACGACCTTGTATGTGAGAAAATACTAATGGCCATTTCACTAAAGGGAAATTTCACCGTTGTCAATAGGCTATTACGAGGATCACAGCCTCACGAGTCCTGCGAAGTGTTCTTGCTTGGCTCTAGGGATGCAAGTTTTTATACCATGGAGAAGAGGAGGATTATAGGTGAAGAGGAAGACGATGATGAGCCAGCTCCTGGACTGGTTCCTGTAGCCAGCACTACCAACGAGCTCAATACACACCAAAGGTTATGTAGTTTTATCATTAGAGTCTGTCTCGCAAGTGGAAACTTTACATCTGCAATGCAGTTTATAAAACCCCTTTTAAGATTAAACCAACAAAACGTGGAGATTTCGCAATTGATCCAGCAAGTTTCCTCCAAGTTGGATTCTAGGAGCAAGCTGGAGTCCTTTTTGACTTTTTGCGAAAAGATCTCAATTCTCGTTGATGAAAATGCCTTTTCGTGCATATTGGATTGTTGTCTAAAATTGAAAAATTCCAAACGCTTACTGAGGTTGATTAACAAATTTAGGCTCTGGGGACTGCAACCCCAAGCTCAAACCTATGGTGTTATAATCAAGTCTTTAAGCTGCTGTGGAATGATTGATGAATGTAATCGATTATGGGATGAGTTTGTAAATAAACGTGGGTTTGAACCCAATGAAGTTACTTATGGTTGTATGTTTGATGCATACGTGAATAACAATAGAGTTGATGATGCGGTGCGTTTATTTGAGGATATGAAGAGCCAAGGAAAGGTTAAGCCAAACACGATTATGTATACCACTTTGATTAAGGGTTACGGTCAAAACAAGCAGCTAGATAAGGCTTTGAAAATGTTTAATATGATGTGCAGTGAGAATGTAGCGGCTAATACTGTTACGTATAACTCTATTATTGATGCTTGCGCAAGGGTCGGTgacatgaatggagcaGCGTCTTTACTAGAGGATATGCTTAATAACAATATTGAGCCGGATTTAATCACCTTTTCCACAATTATAAAGGGCTACTGCGTCCAGTCTAATATGGACAAGTCTTTTCAGCTTCTGAGCATAATGTATGAACGTGGCATTATGCCAGATGTTATCCTTTACAACTCACTTTTAGAAGGATGTGTAAAGAGTGGTCTTTTATGGCTTTGTGAGAAATTGTGGCAGCAAATGCAGCAGTATGGTATTCCTCCCAGCAACTTCACCCTTACAATTCTTATTAAAATGTATGGGAGGAATGGACAGCTAGACAAGGTATTTGAGCTTGCAGATACACTTCCAAAGCAATATGGATTTACCATAAACACACACGTGTACACATGTTTGATGAGTGCCTGTATCACCAATGGCCGTTATTCGATGATTTTGGAAGTCTACAAGTGCATGAAGTCAGCTGGTATAAAGGCTGACGCAAAGACTTTTGAAACGTTGATTCAGGGTGCCTCAAAGGGAGGTTTGTACCTGGAGGCGGCGGATATAATTTCTGATGTTTATAGTCTCTCCAATTCTTCTGGTGAGGCAGCCATTCCGAACATAAACACCAAGATTATTGAAAAGTTGTTTGCAAAGGTCTATTCAAACGTAATTGATCAAAATGTTTTATCGATTTACAATTCATTGGCTAGACGTCTTGAGCTTTTTGGTATAAAGATCAACAAGTATAACAAACCGATTAGACTTTAAATTGTGTATATTCGTTATATATGTTGAAATTTATGGCCTAGTGcggaattttaaatgttatGGATTTACGGAAGTTTTGTTGTTCTACATGCTCTCTGCACAGCAGAATGCTACACAAGTTGAGACTCTTATGGAGTATAATGACTGTgacgactgtaaggagcCTATACACTAGAACATACATACTCCACTAGAGACTCTTAGGGACCTATTCAGCCAACTGATGACAGGATGTACTCCATAGTGATCACCTGGTGAGCTAGTGGTaagagggaggatgaatgcatggatgaggagtagataggTGGAGGAAGTAATAGATCCAGATGTAGCATGTAGTAGCAAGGCTTTAAGTGGAGGTGGAACTATAAATATGAAGGATGAGTAATGAATGGCTCAAATTAGGAATTAGTAATAAATGTAACGTAACATGTAATTGCAGTTACAAAGATGGTCCTTTTGTTGCAAAAAGGGAAGATGCCCTACCCAGTGACATAGGCTTTACCAGATATACTCACAGTCTTTCAAGTGGAGGACCATTTACTCTTAAGAGAGAGTTAGCTAAAGGTGGAGGCCAAATAGGGGTAACACCAGGATCAGACACTGAAATTCAAACTGTTACGGAAGTTTCTGTCTATTATTGGAATGGAGAACCTGACAATCCTATTCTGCTTGGAATTAAAAAGAGTAGTTTGCAGGATGATAGTAATCAACCAAAGTACTACGGTAAACTACTCAGTGTTTGGGGTCCTAGCCAAGTGGAAGGTCTGGAAGAACAACAGGCACTAGATCACCAAAAC
This window encodes:
- a CDS encoding pentatricopeptide repeat domain containing protein (encoded by transcript BEWA_014070A), producing MVVSAFSNDNEDFKIREFEECIVSLCDDDSTVNGSILSSPELDNGTPFSATDSSVFDRLKVIFRGNSSEKNPGVCDKSFNKGIMDTMGPFSAGLYKQSTSLADLKCLNSCDSVFGMDTLAEALSAGCEMYKAPSQCTLESPLTQLVASNSGDAVSTITGMITPVDRVFDLAGAEFGDRAESLLERFIMGDSTVQDELISLFSAEFNLPDYEGFSPSLVASLLKFCIMRNQLFWSAKLIQISWEKGLKLSSDSIVQVLLALVTSDMVELSRGLFTRLFLWGYKDDELYTLFITELHTLIHREGISIANNFLNVVEDIRGALDTKVAILLVSLFVELDFVSGERFKNWLGLSSVDAIFLAEKILRLTIFSRLQFRIRFYILFILTLSLESSYSILDLLQSDKQLCQFLEFICLEFPLEYSSVVSRFLELKSFNAFSFINSLHIAARISESSSLITKLCISALQQLKSVVPNDFKTPEFGGYEFLTCSGVNRLILSLGTTLTCLSGICKSLSADDRELFSPLIELCLLVDDHAAAECVMKYMCDYFGFIDDLVCEKILMAISLKGNFTVVNRLLRGSQPHESCEVFLLGSRDASFYTMEKRRIIGEEEDDDEPAPGLVPVASTTNELNTHQRLCSFIIRVCLASGNFTSAMQFIKPLLRLNQQNVEISQLIQQVSSKLDSRSKLESFLTFCEKISILVDENAFSCILDCCLKLKNSKRLLRLINKFRLWGLQPQAQTYGVIIKSLSCCGMIDECNRLWDEFVNKRGFEPNEVTYGCMFDAYVNNNRVDDAVRLFEDMKSQGKVKPNTIMYTTLIKGYGQNKQLDKALKMFNMMCSENVAANTVTYNSIIDACARVGDMNGAASLLEDMLNNNIEPDLITFSTIIKGYCVQSNMDKSFQLLSIMYERGIMPDVILYNSLLEGCVKSGLLWLCEKLWQQMQQYGIPPSNFTLTILIKMYGRNGQLDKVFELADTLPKQYGFTINTHVYTCLMSACITNGRYSMILEVYKCMKSAGIKADAKTFETLIQGASKGGLYLEAADIISDVYSLSNSSGEAAIPNINTKIIEKLFAKVYSNVIDQNVLSIYNSLARRLELFGIKINKYNKPIRL